Proteins encoded by one window of Sorex araneus isolate mSorAra2 chromosome 3, mSorAra2.pri, whole genome shotgun sequence:
- the PRUNE1 gene encoding exopolyphosphatase PRUNE1 isoform X1: MEDYLQGCRAALQESRPLHVVLGNEACDLDSTVSALALAFYLAKTTETEEIFVPILNIQRSELPLRADIVFFLQKVNIPESLLIFRDEADLHALHQAGQLTLTLVDHHVLPKADAALEEAVAEVLDHRPVEQKAHVPYPMCVELVGSCATLVTERILQGAPEILDQQTAALLHGTIILDCVNMDPRVGKATPKDSRYVEKLEGLFPDLPKRKDIFDFLQKAKFDVSGLTTEQMLRKDQKTIFKQGTKVAISVIYMDLEAFLQRPGLMAELHTFCQAHGYDALIAMTICYTPHSEPVRQLAVFCPPAALQATICRALESSHAPALRLTPLPSTHPYLQAYLQGNAQVSRKKVLPLLQEALSAHSDSVNVPCWQPETGGVSREQMDKELDKAGHSLAPGLSQDEEEPSLPPTPMNSLVDECPLDQGLLKLSADAIFEKCCQISLSQAKK, from the exons ATGGAGGACTACCTGCAGGGTTGTCGAGCTGCTCTTCAG gAGTCCCGGCCGCTGCATGTCGTGCTGGGAAATGAAGCCTGCGACTTGGACTCGACAGTGTCAGCCCTTGCCCTGGCTTTTTACTTGGCAAAG ACTACGGAGACTGAGGAAATATTTGTgcctattttaaatattcaacgTTCCGAGCTGCCGCTGCGAGCTGACATCGTGTTCTTCCTTCAGAAGGTGAACATTCCAGAATCCCTCTTGATTTTCCGGGATGAGGCTGACTTGCATGCTTTGCACCAGGCTGGCCAGCTCACTCTCACCCTTGTCGACCATCATGTTTTACCCAA AGCTGACGCAGCCCTGGAGGAGGCCGTGGCAGAGGTGCTGGACCACCGGCCTGTGGAGCAGAAGGCgcatgtgccctacccaatgtgcgtGGAGCTGGTGGGCTCCTGCGCTACCCTGGTGACGGAGCGGATCCTGCAGGGGGCGCCAGAGATCCTGGACCAGCAGACTGCAGCTCTTCTACATG GAACAATCATCCTGGACTGTGTCAACATGGACCCCAGAGTGGGAAAGGCAACCCCGAAAGACAGCAGATATGTGGAGAAGCTGGAGGGCCTCTTCCCAGATCTGCCCAAGAGGAAAGACATCTTTGATTTTCTACAAAAGGCAAAATTTGATGTGTCAG GACTGACCACTGAGCAGATGCTGAGGAAGGACCAGAAGACCATCTTCAAACAGGGCACCAAGGTGGCCATCAGTGTCATCTACATGGACCTGGAG GCCTTCCTGCAGAGGCCTGGCCTCATGGCCGAGCTCCACACGTTCTGCCAGGCCCATGGCTACGACGCCCTGATCGCCATGACCATCTGTTACACACCGCACAGCGAGCCCGTGCGCCAACTGGCCGTTTTCTGTCCTCCTGCGGCTCTGCAAGCAACA ATCTGTAGAGCGCTGGAAAGCTCGCATGCGCCAGCCCTGAGGCTtacccctctccccagcacccacccataCCTCCAGGCCTATCTTCAGGGAAATGCCCAAGTCTCTCGCAAGAAGGTCCTGCCTCTGCTCCAGGAAGCCTTGTCAGCGCATTCTGACTCTGTGAATGTCCCTTGCTGGCAGCCGGAGACAGGAGGTGTGTCCAGGGAGCAAATGGACAAGGAACTGGACAAGGCAGGACACTCCCTGGCTCCGGGGCTGAGTCAGGATGAGGAGGAGCCCTCGCTGCCCCCCACGCCCATGAACAGCTTGGTGGACGAGTGCCCGCTCGATCAGGGGCTACTGAAGCTCTCGGCTGATGCCATCTTTGAGAAATGCTGCCAGATCTCCCTCTCCCAGGCCAAGAAGTGA
- the PRUNE1 gene encoding exopolyphosphatase PRUNE1 isoform X2, with translation MRLTCMLCTRLASSLSPLSTIMFYPRLTTEQMLRKDQKTIFKQGTKVAISVIYMDLEAFLQRPGLMAELHTFCQAHGYDALIAMTICYTPHSEPVRQLAVFCPPAALQATICRALESSHAPALRLTPLPSTHPYLQAYLQGNAQVSRKKVLPLLQEALSAHSDSVNVPCWQPETGGVSREQMDKELDKAGHSLAPGLSQDEEEPSLPPTPMNSLVDECPLDQGLLKLSADAIFEKCCQISLSQAKK, from the exons ATGAGGCTGACTTGCATGCTTTGCACCAGGCTGGCCAGCTCACTCTCACCCTTGTCGACCATCATGTTTTACCCAA GACTGACCACTGAGCAGATGCTGAGGAAGGACCAGAAGACCATCTTCAAACAGGGCACCAAGGTGGCCATCAGTGTCATCTACATGGACCTGGAG GCCTTCCTGCAGAGGCCTGGCCTCATGGCCGAGCTCCACACGTTCTGCCAGGCCCATGGCTACGACGCCCTGATCGCCATGACCATCTGTTACACACCGCACAGCGAGCCCGTGCGCCAACTGGCCGTTTTCTGTCCTCCTGCGGCTCTGCAAGCAACA ATCTGTAGAGCGCTGGAAAGCTCGCATGCGCCAGCCCTGAGGCTtacccctctccccagcacccacccataCCTCCAGGCCTATCTTCAGGGAAATGCCCAAGTCTCTCGCAAGAAGGTCCTGCCTCTGCTCCAGGAAGCCTTGTCAGCGCATTCTGACTCTGTGAATGTCCCTTGCTGGCAGCCGGAGACAGGAGGTGTGTCCAGGGAGCAAATGGACAAGGAACTGGACAAGGCAGGACACTCCCTGGCTCCGGGGCTGAGTCAGGATGAGGAGGAGCCCTCGCTGCCCCCCACGCCCATGAACAGCTTGGTGGACGAGTGCCCGCTCGATCAGGGGCTACTGAAGCTCTCGGCTGATGCCATCTTTGAGAAATGCTGCCAGATCTCCCTCTCCCAGGCCAAGAAGTGA